A stretch of the Octopus bimaculoides isolate UCB-OBI-ISO-001 chromosome 8, ASM119413v2, whole genome shotgun sequence genome encodes the following:
- the LOC106875745 gene encoding nuclear inhibitor of protein phosphatase 1: MAKEPLVNNFEVPSWAGKPPSGLHLDVLKEGKMIQKLMIDEKKCYFFGRNKQLCDFCIDHASCSRVHAALVWHKHLSRPFIMDLGSTHGTFIGHIRLESKKPQQVPVDSEIHFGASTRIYIIRERPQPVSNLSGPEELEKRNDDIEGGLLGLPESETELDNLTEFNTAHNRRIASLVDIPDHSVPNPLKRKRKSGHVLFRDEDEIINPEDIDPSIGKFRNLVQTTIIPSKRNKVESSTGSSNMGVEPVKRSANFPFNAPSLYGDLPPGGTSDGQSGMGSSYSIAAKLGLPIPNLAPSLEEEETVVPVVKANPVVINPEEAAKEPKKKKYAKEAWPGKKPLPTLLV, translated from the exons ATGGCGAAGGAACCTTTGGTGAACAACTTTGAAGTACCATCCTG GGCTGGTAAGCCTCCATCAGGACTCCATCTCGATGTTctcaaagaaggaaaaatgatTCAG aaattaATGATTGATGAGAAAAAATGCTACTTTTTTGGCCGCAACAAACAGCTGTGTGACTTCTGCATTGACCATGCTTCCTGTTCTCGTGTTCATGCTGCTTTAGTGTGGCACAAACACCTCTCTAGACCTTTCATCATGGATCTTGGCAGCA CACATGGTACTTTTATTGGTCACATACGGTTGGAATCTAAAAAACCCCAGCAAGTTCCTGTTGACAGTGAAATCCACTTTGGTGCCTCAACTCGTATATACATTATTAGAGAACGTCCACAGCCTGTTAGTAACCTTAGTGGTCCTGAAGAACTCGAAAAAAGGAATGATGACATTGAGGGTGGACTTTTAGGTCTTCCAGAATCAGAAACAGAACTCGAT AACTTAACAGAATTCAACACAGCTCACAACCGGAGAATAGCATCACTTGTGGACATACCTGACCACTCAGTACCAAATCCTTTGAAAAGGAAGCGGAAAAGTGGTCATGTTTTATTCAGAGATGAAGATGAAATAATCAATCCCG AGGATATTGACCCAAGTATTGGTAAATTCCGGAATCTTGTGCAGACAACTATTATTCCTAGCAAG cgAAACAAAGTTGAATCCAGCACAGGTTCTTCAAATATGGGAGTGGAACCGGTAAAACGCTCAGCTAATTTTCCATTCAATGCTCCCAGTTTGTATGGTGACCTTCCTCCAGGTGGCACCAGCGATGGCCAAAGCGGCATGGGAAGTTCCTACAGCATAGCAGCCAAACTTGGCCTACCAATTCCGAACTTGGCACCAAgtcttgaagaagaagaaacagtgGTGCCAGTAGTGAAAGCAAACCCAGTTGTTATCAATCCCGAAGAGGCAGCCAAGGAaccaaagaagaagaaatatgcaAAGGAAGCATGGCCTGGCAAAAAGCCGTTGCCAACATTGCTTGTGTAG